The DNA segment TAGTAAAATAGTATAACAATATGCTGTAAAAAAATGAGTGTTGCCATTTTGACGACTTTATACGCTTAATTAATGTAccattatcttttttattataaccGTTGACTATTATACTTTTACACATTTTCTTTTGTAACTATATATCGATGCAAAAGATGCGAGTCTTTGCGATAAAATAACGCTGAAGTGCCCCATGAGGTTGGTCTTCATGACATGTACACACGACATAGaacaataaatatatgttattttaataataatataacgccgttttttttctaaaaggagGCTGGGGCGGAAACGTCGGTTATGGCGGCTATGGTGGTTATGGCGGTGGCAGAGGCTACGGTGGATACATGAGCTATGGAGGTTACGGAGGCGGAAAAGGTGGTTACGGAGGTTACGGAGGCGGCAAAGGAGGTAAAGGTGGATACATAAGCTACGGAGGTTATGGAGGCGGCAGAGGTGGCTACGGAGGTTACGGAGGCGGCAAAGGAGGCTGGGGTGGAAACATGGGTTATGGCAGTTATGTTGGTTTCGGCGGCGGCAAAGGAGGCTTTGGCGGAAACATCGGTTATGGTAGCTATGGTGGTTATGGCGGCGGCAAAGGAGGATTTGGCGGAAACATTGGTTATGGTAGCTATGGTGGTTATGGCGGCGGCAAAGGAGGCTGGGGTGGAAACATTGGCTATGGCAGCTATGGTGGTTATGGCGGCGGCAAAGGAGGATTTGGCGGAAACATTGGTTATGGTAGCTATGGTGGTTATGGCGGTGGCAAAGGCTACGGTGGATACATGAACTATGGAGGTTACGGAGGCGGAAAAGGTGGTTATGGAAACATTGGTTATGGTAACTATGGTGGTTACGGCGGCGGCAAAGGAGGCTTTGGCGGAAACATTGGTTATGGTAGCTATGGTGGTTATGGCGGCGGCAAAGGAGGATTTGGCGGAAACATTGGTTATGGTAGCTATGGTGGTTATGGCGGCGGCAAAGGAGGCTGGGGTGGAAACATTGGTTTTGGAAAGAAACCACGATCCTATTAACTTCTGAATAATTTAGGTATGTGCCTAtaccataaaatgaaaaaaaaaaggtttatattTACACCATACAATTATTACAGAATATTTCTGCACGCATGCTCACTTGTATTGTTAATACGGGTTCGATCTATAGTAGGTAGTATGTATTATTTTCCCAGCAGTTCTTTGATTTGAAAGTGATTAATGATCagactttaaaaagttatttaaaaattatgTACTTGAACACCCATCCAGTTTAGCACGATAAGAATCACCAGCTATGAGGCGCAGTGTTCCATCTCCTATAAGCCTATAGCGGTAAGAATGCTCTCCGTGACAAAATGCTTACAGACGATGCAATTTCAAACCTGTATTTTCTACCTGGGATTTATGTTTAAGGACTGTcgtttgacagtaaaatgatatttaaaacttggtttttaaaaaacaagaaagatattgaataaacatttcaaattttaaaacaaaaacagataaggttttgatttgaaaatttcattataaatatGTTAGTGTATCTTTCTTCCAGATATTCTTTTGGATAATTAGGACAAACGACTGTCCGACGGCAACCTGGTGGCCGCCGACTCATCGACATGTCTCAGTTTTCGGGATTACCCTCCTAGCGTGCCAAACTGCACTAACATTTTATTTCGTGAAGAAAGCTTAGAATAGTTTCGCAATCTACCAATGGGATTCAATCCGAAAATGTCTTCGTTCCTGTACATAACATAGTTTGCAATTTATTGTactttaaattctttaaattattGTCACACAATTTAttgtacattaaattaatttGATTGAAATGAGTTTGTTGtgtacttttcattaaaaatcgACCATGTAGTCGCCCCCCTCACTAGGGACACTTCATGTAATAGGCCCTATAACTTCATTTTCCTATATATACGTTGTATATGTACATTTATTATTTAGTAGTCTACATGATCGGTGCACTGCTGGGATTTTTTTTGCACTATATTAGGCAACAATCTAACAGACGGTAATCTTCACGGCGTTTGAAGAAAATTGGGGGACtcgaaattttatttaaaatgaacatGTGATGTAATTTCTTTTTCCGAAAAAACGTGGCAAAGTTCAGATCCTTAGTTGGTCGTATGGCATTCTCTGCCTCCTGTCTCGGGTCATAACGGCAGAGTGTCTTATATCTTCATACATAGAATAAGCTTGATAAATTTCTACTTTACCTGTACAGTAGCATCACACAATTGAGGATACACAAAATACAgcccatttattttaataaaattcatgGTTCAGCaaagttagtttcattttttAGAGATTCAAAATTGTTCTAGTGAAgcaaacattttaagattaagcCAGCCGACAGGCTAACCTTTTTATAAAGTTCTGAACCGATTTGCTATAACATTATATTAGCATTATAAGAAACATAGACCAAATTTGATACATAAATGTTGGCCAACATCgtgaatgataaaaaagaaataaacaaaaacatgcatATAATAAACGCGAAAATGCAATTAAAGTTCAAAGCCTTATTAAAGTGTGCTAATTATTTAGGTTTATACAGACGCATATTCTTATACTGGTGACCCATTCAAATCTACTGGTTTAGACGTACCGGCAGTGAACTCGAACCGACATGTGCATCAGTGCACGAATCTCGCAGGTCGTGAGCTCTGTCATCTTTCCGCGGGTTGCTTCTAAAAGTTCTATTATTGTATGCGTTTATATTATACGAAACAGCCACTGAAAGTAATGTTTTTAACCATTTTAGTAAAGGttagtgtttttttctttttagtaagcatttatcaatatttgataattgtttactaataaacactaacctatactgAATTCGAATGTCTAGATCTAGTTAAATTCCAACAGAATAATCTCAGTCGGAcaattacaaatgaaaaacaCTTGCTGTAGTCCAGAATTTCCAAACACTTGTTATTCATGGCCACTCTTTAGACATCTGCTTGATCTGTTTTTAACAAACATAGTTTTTTCATCTGCTTTCTAAAAATCGATAACGCTCAAACTTAAAGTCCCATacggctttaaattttatgtaaaaaaaaatcaacaaatgaaACGGATGTGTCCAGATGAATGTTTTGCATTACATGTTTAGAAACTACTTTCAATACTGGGCAAGATTTTTACACAGTTACAGctctaaagggaggtaatcaaaacaatCTTACggtgttaatcaatattcaaacttctgacaaatattagataaaacaattactgaaaatacaattaaacatggaattaaaatactttttcatttttatgtgacagCCACATCATAAATAAAGGCATTATAAGTCCTTTGCCGAAATTTTTTACGGCTATAAACTCCATGAAATCTAAGCGTTAATACGggtacatttaaacttaaaatcaAGACGGTATTTAACTctcatttcataaaatattcGTACATTCCATGAGGTCAGTGAGGTAGTGTGTTTATATCACTTGGTTTCATTTGTTAACGAAGTGCGGATAtttatatattcttaaagtttaaTTTGCTACacaacttttttatcattgataggttaagtttaattaaagtattaGGAAGTGGCAATCTATCGTATAtggatttcattttaaaatattaaaactgaaagtgcCTGTGGAACATGTTATTTTTAGCGCATTGATACAAAAGTGGAAGTACCCGAGTTAACCTTTCAAAATGTGTATTTGAGAGCTACGGGTATGTTATAGTTAGAGAATGTTAACACAatgatatctttatttcaggCGGATGGAGGCTATTAattaatatttgtatatatgtataattttcaATTAGGTTTAGTTAATTACTTTTTGCAATCGATCGCAATTTTCAGATCGAAAGTTAATTTGCATATTATCTAGGCGGTCACATCTAAAAACTTTCACATTATTTGCAACTTGTCGACTATTTTCCtcaaaaaaatgtttgacataccGTTATAGataatatacatgatatataaccacaggtggcagtagcgtacctaggatacagtaagggtccatgagccatatacacttaaatatattacaattattatgttttctaaggaaagaaatgccaaaaagtcattttgaattttttttgcccctgtgacatttcacaggtgcattttttttttcaaaatgacttttgtcatttttttctcagaaaatattataattgtaataaatttaaatgtacaatgtatatggctcatggacccatactgtaccCTAGGTACGCTACTGCCACCTGTGTTTATAACATGACAAGTTTatagtatttcatatttttcaataagAAGTATCAACGAAACTATGAACAGCACGAAAACCTAAAAAGGGTAGGCCAACCCTGGTGATTTCCGATAATCGTACACACCAGGTAAATCGCTGGATCCATTGTAATTTCATTGTTCATGGTGGCAAACCCCCGTGACTTTTGGACATCGTACATAAGGGCCTTTACCAATACTTTATCACTTTACATATTTTCAGATAATAAAATGAGTGAAAGAAATGGGTATTGTCCTCCACACAAAGTGTCTGCCAtcaattcctattttttttttccaaaccctTCACCCAGCTGCTTTTCGCGGACTAACTGTGTAGATAACGTACCCGCTTagcagttgggcgaagtgtttgagaaaagaaCTGAGAACTGATTGCAAGGAAaacactcattttgctgtcttcgacgctCTTTATCAAAATTCGTCAAATAATCAGAAAATTTAAGCAAAATGTCACCTGA comes from the Mercenaria mercenaria strain notata chromosome 9, MADL_Memer_1, whole genome shotgun sequence genome and includes:
- the LOC123546168 gene encoding uncharacterized protein LOC123546168; the protein is MCMQHTIQPRLVNAIDLLMTVQKMLKLVALVVVSSAIAQATYFKGGKKGGWGGNVGYGGYGGYGGGRGYGGYMSYGGYGGGKGGYGGYGGGKGGKGGYISYGGYGGGRGGYGGYGGGKGGWGGNMGYGSYVGFGGGKGGFGGNIGYGSYGGYGGGKGGFGGNIGYGSYGGYGGGKGGWGGNIGYGSYGGYGGGKGGFGGNIGYGSYGGYGGGKGYGGYMNYGGYGGGKGGYGNIGYGNYGGYGGGKGGFGGNIGYGSYGGYGGGKGGFGGNIGYGSYGGYGGGKGGWGGNIGFGKKPRSY